From a single Chiloscyllium plagiosum isolate BGI_BamShark_2017 chromosome 27, ASM401019v2, whole genome shotgun sequence genomic region:
- the LOC122563551 gene encoding orexin receptor type 2-like encodes MNCTGLCLSTKVTNGYLNHTLHVSNLTAPILNGTPTAGDGTDCDDEFLQYIWREYLYPKLYEWIFIIGYIIVFVVALVGNILVCFAVWKNHHMQTVTNYFIVNLSLADILVIAICLPASLLVDITETWFFGQTFCKVIPYLQTVSVSVSVLTLSFIALDRWYAICHPLLFKSTANRARNSIVVIWIISLVIMIPQAIVMEQSSVIPELANKTLLFTVCDEQWGDDVYPKVYHVCFCIVTYVAPLSLMFLAYFQIFRKLWCKQIPGTSSVPLACKWKPRSALCSTHSQDGPSQRTFAAEIKQTRGRRKTARMLMVVLLVFALCYLPISILNILKRVFGMFEDSEDRDTIYAWFTFSHWLVYANSAANPIIYNFLSGKFCQEFKAAFSCCFAGVQSHKNFKDQASSRSRK; translated from the exons ATGAATTGTACTGGTCTGTGCCTCAGTACCAAGGTTACAAATGGATATCTCAATCATACTTTGCACGTGTCCAATCTGACTGCACCCATCTTAAATGGAACACCAACAGCGGGAGATGGCACAGACTGCgatgatgaatttctgcagtacatatGGAGGGAGTATCTCTATCCCAAACTGTATGAATGGATCTTTATTATTGGATACATTATTGTGTTTGTGGTGGCACTTGTTGGCAATATTTTAG TGTGCTTCGCAGTGTGGAAGAACCACCACATGCAGACTGTGACCAACTACTTCATTGTAAATCTGTCCCTGGCAGACATTCTGGTCATTGCTATCTGCCTTCCTGCCAGCCTGCTGGTGGATATTACTGAAACCTGGTTTTTTGGTCAAACCTTCTGCAAAGTGATACCCTATTTACAG ACAGTGTCGGTGTCGGTGTCAGTACTGACTCTCAGCTTCATAGCTCTTGATCGATGGTATGCAATATGCCACCCCTTATTGTTTAAAAGCACAGCAAACAGGGCAAGGAACAGCATCGTTGTAATCTGGATCATATCCTTGGTGATCATGATTCCTCAAGCTATTGTCATGGAGCAGAGCAGTGTCATTCCTGAATTAGCCAACAAAACCCTACTTTTTACAGTCTGTGATGAGCAGTGGGGAG ATGACGTCTACCCTAAGGTTTACCATGTTTGCTTTTGTATAGTAACCTACGTAGCTCCCCTGTctttgatgtttctggcataCTTTCAAATATTTAGAAAGCTTTGGTGTAAACAG ATCCCTGGAACATCATCAGTTCCACTTGCGTGTAAGTGGAAGCCCCGCTCAGCACTTTGTTCAACTCACTCACAAGACGGCCCATCACAGAGGACATTCGCTGCTGAGATAAAGCAGACGAGAGGACGGAGAAAGACCGCTCGCATGCTAATGGTGGTGCTGCTAGTATTTGCATTGTGCTACCTCCCCATCAGTATCCTCAATATCTTGAAGAG GGTCTTTGGAATGTTTGAAGACTCTGAGGACAGGGATACTATCTACGCCTGGTTCACCTTCTCTCACTGGCTTGTTTATGCAAACAGTGCTGCCAACCCCATCATCTACAACTTTTTAAGTG GAAAGTTTTGCCAAGAATTTAAGGCAGCGTTTTCCTGCTGTTTCGCTGGAGTTCAGTCGCATAAGAACTTCAAAGACCAAGCAAGTTCAAGAAGCCGAAAATGA